The following are encoded in a window of Atribacterota bacterium genomic DNA:
- a CDS encoding HD domain-containing protein has translation MEKETYNPTREDALKLLKEYNQEDSLIKHALAVEGVMRYMAKKKNEDEDKWGIIGLVHDLDYERYPEQHCSKSREILEQNNWPADYIRAVESHGWGICSDVKPETLLEKTLYAIDELTGLVVTTALVRPSKSVMDVKVKSVKKKWKDKRFAAGVNREIIQKGAEMLGVELSELIDDTIKGMQEIADDLGLKGYSGSNA, from the coding sequence ATGGAAAAAGAAACTTATAATCCTACCAGAGAAGACGCGTTAAAATTGTTAAAAGAGTATAATCAGGAAGATAGCCTTATCAAACATGCTTTAGCCGTAGAAGGCGTAATGCGTTATATGGCAAAAAAAAAGAATGAAGATGAGGACAAATGGGGTATTATTGGTCTGGTTCATGATTTGGACTATGAACGATATCCCGAGCAGCATTGCTCAAAAAGTCGTGAGATATTAGAACAAAATAATTGGCCGGCTGACTATATTCGCGCTGTTGAAAGCCACGGATGGGGAATTTGTTCTGATGTAAAACCGGAAACATTATTAGAGAAGACACTATATGCTATTGATGAATTGACAGGTTTAGTTGTAACTACGGCGCTGGTAAGACCTTCTAAAAGTGTAATGGACGTAAAGGTAAAATCAGTAAAAAAGAAATGGAAAGATAAACGCTTCGCTGCTGGTGTGAACAGGGAAATAATCCAAAAAGGGGCAGAAATGCTTGGAGTAGAGCTCTCAGAATTAATCGATGATACTATCAAAGGCATGCAGGAAATTGCTGATGATTTAGGGTTAAAAGGATATTCTGGTTCTAATGCTTAA
- the hisZ gene encoding ATP phosphoribosyltransferase regulatory subunit produces the protein MNVIKGFQDILPVDTEKRRICENRLKEIFEKWGYQEIDTPTLEYYDFLVKGVGPELKERMFKLLNPDGEVIVLRPDMTTPIARIAATKLELKDKNIHKYYYLNSVFRKLNGNTDDQQEFHQAGIELLGLNNRLADAEVIAATIQALINAGLKNFYIDIGSARFFNSIMDKLPLVSEHKKELRKTIMNKDFVLLEKLMLLYDMSNRDKEIIQHLPHWRGGEEVLGEVEEVIKGDNHTAALALQDVREVYQHLKIYGFERYIIIDLGIIRNFDYYTGIVFEGYTGYMGSPICGGGRYDSLCRKFGRDIPSTGAAIGIEKLERALGRQNSKSKESLNSRKYFIRYQKDFIQSAFQVAEKLRKQGNIVEMELDFENSREQNINYALTKKIRYLIDIQSEDLEKIIKYDLETKQEEKVYYGKDQ, from the coding sequence ATGAATGTTATTAAAGGTTTTCAAGATATTTTACCGGTTGATACAGAGAAACGAAGAATTTGTGAGAACAGATTAAAAGAAATTTTTGAAAAGTGGGGTTACCAGGAAATAGACACGCCTACATTGGAATATTATGATTTCCTGGTGAAAGGTGTTGGACCTGAATTAAAAGAAAGAATGTTTAAACTGCTAAATCCTGATGGTGAAGTAATTGTTTTGCGTCCAGACATGACTACCCCTATTGCGCGTATTGCGGCCACCAAGCTTGAGCTGAAAGATAAAAATATACATAAATATTATTATTTAAATAGTGTTTTTAGAAAGTTAAATGGAAATACGGATGATCAGCAGGAATTTCATCAGGCAGGAATAGAGTTGTTAGGTTTGAATAATCGCCTGGCTGATGCCGAAGTTATTGCAGCAACTATTCAAGCTCTAATTAATGCAGGATTAAAAAATTTCTATATTGATATTGGAAGTGCACGTTTTTTTAATTCAATTATGGATAAGTTACCATTAGTATCAGAGCATAAAAAGGAATTACGCAAAACTATAATGAATAAAGACTTTGTTTTGCTGGAAAAATTAATGTTGCTTTATGACATGTCCAATCGTGACAAAGAGATTATTCAGCATTTACCCCATTGGAGGGGAGGCGAAGAAGTTCTTGGGGAGGTAGAAGAGGTAATCAAAGGAGACAACCATACAGCAGCATTAGCTTTACAGGATGTCAGGGAAGTCTATCAGCATTTGAAGATATATGGTTTTGAAAGATATATCATAATTGATCTGGGCATAATAAGAAATTTTGATTATTATACCGGCATTGTTTTTGAAGGTTATACAGGGTATATGGGTTCCCCGATATGTGGTGGTGGCCGATATGACAGCCTGTGCCGAAAGTTTGGTAGAGATATCCCTTCAACCGGAGCAGCAATTGGTATAGAAAAACTGGAAAGGGCATTAGGAAGACAGAACAGCAAAAGCAAGGAGAGTTTAAATAGCCGTAAATATTTTATAAGATATCAAAAAGATTTTATTCAATCAGCATTTCAGGTGGCGGAAAAATTAAGAAAACAGGGCAATATAGTTGAAATGGAATTAGATTTTGAAAATTCCCGAGAACAGAATATTAATTATGCCCTGACAAAGAAAATTCGTTATTTGATTGATATTCAGTCAGAAGACCTTGAGAAGATTATAAAATATGATTTAGAGACAAAACAGGAAGAAAAGGTATACTATGGAAAAGACCAATAA
- a CDS encoding SGNH/GDSL hydrolase family protein: protein MLKRILCFGNSNTWGYIPGLGKRYDSDERWTGIMALELGKEYQIIEEGLNGRTIASEDPNRPGRNGIIYLVPCLETHSPLDIVILFLGTNDLKDYYKSSVHDIAVNMEKMIRLIKNVQFGSKGMAPEVLLISNPHISENVLPDSPFQNASKKSKRLISEYKKIAIVNHCHFLDISSNVKVSPIDGVHLDEENHNILAGLLIKEIKKIEKNSHNIS from the coding sequence ATGCTTAAAAGAATATTATGTTTTGGAAATTCAAATACCTGGGGATATATTCCCGGGTTAGGTAAACGATATGATTCTGATGAACGCTGGACAGGAATTATGGCTCTTGAATTAGGAAAAGAATATCAGATTATCGAAGAAGGATTAAATGGGAGAACGATAGCCTCAGAAGACCCAAATCGCCCCGGTAGAAATGGAATTATTTATTTAGTTCCATGCCTGGAAACACATAGTCCTTTGGATATAGTTATTCTATTTTTAGGCACCAATGATTTGAAGGATTACTATAAGAGTTCAGTTCATGATATTGCTGTGAATATGGAAAAAATGATTCGGTTAATTAAAAATGTTCAATTTGGCTCCAAAGGGATGGCACCAGAGGTTTTACTTATATCTAATCCACATATTTCAGAGAATGTTTTACCCGATTCCCCATTTCAGAACGCCAGCAAAAAGTCAAAAAGATTAATTTCAGAATATAAAAAAATTGCCATAGTTAATCATTGTCATTTTTTAGATATTTCCTCAAATGTGAAGGTAAGTCCAATAGACGGGGTGCACCTGGATGAAGAAAATCATAACATTCTTGCAGGATTATTAATAAAGGAAATAAAAAAAATCGAAAAGAATTCCCATAATATATCTTAA
- a CDS encoding DUF2461 domain-containing protein: MASKESKFEGFSAEAVFFLKNLKENNNREWFLARKKDYNRKVLKPAGDFVVEMGEMLQKISPGINADPKVNRSISRIYRDTRYASEEEPYRAYLGIWFWHGVRKAKVSPGYYFELSPDELYLSAGIKTFSRKIITSYRTAVANPESGEELLSIIEKIKENPDYQVSKEYYKKVPEGYKIKDSRKDLLRFNSLLVSTKIPIPPELYNRNLLKFVFKIFKDFSPIHNWLTEYVRLNGKEKNKI, encoded by the coding sequence ATGGCATCTAAAGAAAGTAAATTTGAGGGATTTTCGGCGGAAGCTGTTTTCTTTTTAAAAAATTTAAAGGAAAATAATAACCGGGAATGGTTTTTAGCTCGTAAAAAGGATTACAACAGGAAGGTATTAAAACCGGCTGGTGATTTTGTTGTTGAGATGGGGGAAATGCTCCAAAAAATTTCTCCCGGAATCAATGCTGATCCAAAAGTGAATCGCTCTATAAGCCGAATTTACCGGGATACCAGATATGCAAGTGAAGAAGAACCCTATAGGGCTTATTTGGGTATATGGTTCTGGCATGGAGTACGAAAAGCAAAAGTATCACCTGGGTATTATTTTGAATTGAGTCCGGATGAACTTTATCTTTCAGCGGGTATAAAAACATTTTCCAGAAAGATAATCACTAGTTATCGTACAGCAGTAGCAAATCCTGAAAGTGGTGAAGAATTATTATCAATTATAGAAAAGATTAAAGAAAATCCTGATTATCAAGTAAGCAAGGAATATTATAAGAAAGTTCCGGAAGGATATAAAATTAAAGACAGTAGAAAAGATTTGCTCCGTTTTAATTCACTTCTTGTGAGCACAAAAATTCCAATTCCTCCGGAGTTATACAACAGGAATCTTTTAAAATTTGTTTTTAAAATCTTTAAAGATTTTTCACCTATTCATAATTGGCTAACAGAATATGTCAGGCTGAACGGTAAAGAAAAAAATAAAATCTAA
- a CDS encoding B12-binding domain-containing radical SAM protein, whose product MKILMVYPTYPETFWSYNYALKFISKKASLPPLGLLTVAALLPVDWEKKLVDLSAGDMLQDQDIKWADYVFIGAMSIQRKSARELINRCKELGASVVAGGPLFTASSQDFKDVDYLVLNEAEVTLPKFLNDLQNGSMKRIYASDKKADMLNSPVPAWELIDNLHKYNSLCLQYSRGCPFNCDFCDVTLLFGHKIRTKSQEQLLKELDKLYQLGWREGVFIVDDNFIANKRKLREKILPAMIKWNKEKNSCFSFGTQASINIAEENKIMRMMAEAGFDSVFIGIETPHEESLEECHKNQNRNRDLIQSIHKVQEYGMQVTGGFIVGFDHDPPDIFEKMINFIQNSGIVTAMVGLLNAPIGTKLYHRLVKENRFLKYPSGSNTDFSINFIPKMKYDELLKGYQTILKTIYSPRYYYNRVLSLLKTLNIEHFKSKTNRFRWIYLVAFLKSIWYLGIIERGRIYYWKVFFWTLFHRPRLFPAAITYSITGFHFRKIFNKKN is encoded by the coding sequence ATGAAAATATTAATGGTATATCCTACTTATCCAGAAACATTTTGGAGTTACAATTATGCTTTAAAGTTTATTTCCAAAAAAGCAAGTTTGCCACCCCTGGGGTTGCTGACGGTAGCTGCTTTACTTCCGGTAGATTGGGAAAAGAAATTAGTAGACCTTTCCGCTGGTGATATGCTTCAAGATCAGGATATAAAATGGGCAGATTATGTGTTTATAGGAGCCATGTCTATTCAGAGAAAATCAGCCAGAGAGCTTATCAACCGCTGTAAAGAGTTAGGTGCCTCTGTTGTTGCCGGTGGTCCTCTTTTTACAGCTTCCAGTCAAGATTTTAAAGATGTAGATTATCTGGTTTTAAATGAAGCAGAAGTTACTCTCCCCAAATTTCTGAATGACCTGCAAAACGGGAGCATGAAAAGGATTTATGCCAGTGATAAAAAAGCGGATATGTTAAATTCACCAGTTCCTGCCTGGGAGTTAATTGATAATTTACACAAGTACAATTCATTGTGTCTTCAATATTCCCGAGGTTGTCCTTTTAACTGTGATTTTTGTGACGTAACTCTGCTTTTTGGCCATAAGATCAGAACTAAATCACAAGAACAATTATTAAAAGAGCTGGATAAACTGTATCAATTGGGATGGAGGGAAGGAGTGTTTATTGTAGATGATAATTTCATTGCCAATAAGAGAAAATTGAGAGAGAAAATTCTGCCAGCAATGATTAAATGGAATAAAGAAAAAAATAGCTGTTTTTCCTTTGGTACCCAGGCTTCAATTAATATTGCAGAAGAAAATAAAATAATGAGAATGATGGCAGAAGCTGGTTTTGACTCTGTATTTATTGGTATTGAAACACCACATGAAGAAAGTCTTGAAGAATGCCATAAAAATCAAAACAGAAACCGGGACCTGATTCAATCTATCCATAAAGTACAGGAATATGGCATGCAGGTTACAGGTGGATTTATTGTAGGGTTTGACCACGATCCTCCGGATATTTTTGAAAAAATGATTAATTTTATTCAGAATAGCGGTATAGTTACTGCTATGGTGGGCTTGTTAAATGCCCCAATAGGAACAAAATTGTATCATCGTCTTGTTAAGGAGAATCGTTTCCTAAAATATCCAAGTGGGAGTAATACTGATTTTTCCATTAACTTTATCCCAAAAATGAAATATGATGAATTGTTGAAAGGTTATCAGACTATATTGAAGACCATCTATTCACCACGATATTATTATAACCGAGTTTTATCTCTCCTTAAAACACTCAATATTGAACATTTTAAATCAAAGACAAATCGTTTTCGCTGGATTTATCTGGTAGCCTTTTTAAAATCTATCTGGTATTTGGGTATTATAGAGAGAGGGAGGATATATTACTGGAAAGTATTTTTCTGGACATTGTTCCATCGCCCCAGGTTGTTCCCGGCAGCCATTACCTATTCTATTACCGGTTTTCATTTTCGTAAAATATTTAACAAAAAAAATTAA
- the pgeF gene encoding peptidoglycan editing factor PgeF, whose product MDESTDNFKLNIYFKKNTEKSLPLFTFGGLSKQNNLLHFVTSRHGGCSQPPFHSLNLAFHVGDDENNVLKNRLELANYLDIPISNFTISNQVHGNHVAIIDKSKKSSGSIDISTAIKDNDAMITQYADICLLIFVADCVPVFLYDNKKKIIGLVHAGWKGTVDLITQKTVNLMRSYFGSSSQDIMCAIGPSIGPCCYQVGPEVIKRAKKSFQNVEYLIQNISEDGKGYFNLWEANKRQLLNCQIPEENIEIAGSCTCCNSDTFFSSRKDKGHTGRFAAGIMMKK is encoded by the coding sequence ATGGATGAATCAACTGACAATTTTAAATTAAATATCTATTTTAAAAAAAATACCGAAAAAAGTTTGCCTCTTTTTACATTTGGAGGTTTATCAAAACAAAATAACTTGCTTCATTTTGTCACCAGCAGGCATGGGGGATGCAGTCAACCGCCATTCCATTCTTTAAACCTGGCATTTCATGTAGGTGATGATGAGAATAATGTATTAAAAAACAGGCTTGAGCTGGCAAATTACCTTGACATACCAATAAGCAATTTTACTATTTCCAATCAGGTACACGGAAACCATGTAGCAATAATAGATAAAAGTAAAAAAAGCAGTGGCTCAATTGATATTTCTACAGCCATAAAAGACAATGACGCCATGATTACACAATATGCAGATATTTGTCTTTTAATTTTTGTAGCGGATTGTGTGCCTGTATTTCTGTATGATAACAAAAAAAAGATTATTGGGTTGGTCCATGCCGGATGGAAAGGCACTGTCGACTTAATTACTCAAAAGACAGTTAACCTCATGAGATCTTATTTTGGCAGCAGTTCACAGGATATTATGTGTGCTATCGGACCGTCAATTGGTCCCTGCTGTTACCAGGTTGGTCCGGAGGTTATCAAAAGAGCAAAGAAGTCTTTTCAAAATGTAGAATATTTGATTCAAAATATAAGCGAAGATGGAAAAGGATATTTCAATCTATGGGAAGCAAACAAAAGACAGCTGTTAAATTGTCAAATCCCGGAAGAAAATATTGAGATAGCCGGGAGTTGCACTTGTTGTAATTCAGATACTTTTTTTTCAAGCAGAAAAGATAAAGGACATACTGGCCGTTTTGCTGCCGGTATAATGATGAAAAAATAA